From a region of the Podospora pseudopauciseta strain CBS 411.78 chromosome 7 map unlocalized CBS411.78m_7, whole genome shotgun sequence genome:
- a CDS encoding uncharacterized protein (COG:S; EggNog:ENOG503NWY2), giving the protein MVKPHTLAIGAFALFGSVKAVTVGSTKHDPKPGPACLSPKAVQSASLYTGLEEGTTGIRPGLSKSDTNPSNFINFCVGQTLTNGHQNSAGSCNGIPMGKIPASSNMITSIITHPQPGDIIPAQKTFNVTIQTRHLRAGFLVNPSVAYYTAPQDLDENGDIIGHCHITIQNIGSLRSVNPPDPTKFAYFKGVDDEGNGKGGLQAEVTGGLLEGVYRVCTIISARNHQPVVMPIAQRGSQDDCTKFVVQKAE; this is encoded by the exons ATGGTCAAACCTCATACACTCGCCATAGGGGCATTCGCACTTTTTGGCAGTGTCAAAGCCGTTACTGTCGGCTCAACCAAGCATGACCCAAAGCCCGGCCCAGCATGTCTCTCTCCAAAAGCCGTCCAGAGCGCAAGCTTGTATACCGGATTGGAGGAAGGAACAACGGGAATCCGACCAGGCTTGTCAAAATCGGACAC AAATCCAAGCAACTTTATCAACTTCTGCGTTGGTCAAACTCTCACCAATGGCCATCAGAATTCGGCTGGATCCTGCAATGGCATACCCATGGGGAAGATACCGGCCTCGTCCAACATGATcacatccatcatcacccatccGCAACCGGGTGACATTATCCCTGCGCAAAAGACGTTCAATGTCACGATCCAAACCCGCCATTTGAGGGCTGGATTTCTCGTGAATCCCAGCGTTGCATATTACACTGCCCCTCAAGACCTCGATGAGAACGGCGATATCATTGGGCACTGTCACATCACCATTCAGAACATTGGAAGTCTCCGTTCTGTCAACCCTCCCGACCCGACTAAATTTGCCTACTTTAAGGGTGTCGATGATGAAGGCAATGGGAAGGGCGGTTTGCAGGCTGAGGTAACGGGTGGTTTGCTGGAGGGCGTGTACCGCGTATGCACCATCATATCTGCTAGGAACCATCAGCCAGTGGTCATGCCTATTGCGCAGCGGGGATCGCAGGATGACTGCACCAAGTTTGTTGTTCAGAAGGCTGAATAG
- a CDS encoding uncharacterized protein (COG:D; EggNog:ENOG503P4CR), protein MAEGISELVNSSRLVTEFYLPNFVVHHLETGNEIWDLREEIGYGGSGVVRKEERRVHSSGKKYQGPMVRAVKQMRKVPQNPDQGQWNYRAELEAVVKFSQPEVCKHYDPFFVRTFGWFENQESVFLAMEYLPSSDLERFRRSSPPLSEFDTSLIVWQLIQGVRHMHDAGFAHRDLKPGNILIASTSPMWHVKIADFGISKQAMQGVTRFHTMRIFGTLGYMAPEVLGYYANNTGTNNTTIAYTMSVDIWAVGVIAMTLLLGRNIFPLPGDYAKYVFGQRALDFARDQGEVLTDDCQDFIAALLAADPILRPTAAAALAHPWLMQATEATEPSPVREIPDSEADSDEDSAPSDSLQPSTKNPWATIGSRTWPSKGSKTYSDALLMKFKYLWLDIILLSPKFHTIEFEKSRFYVLRSDNAIDIETSAAQSVWTSSQRVNKILDKGYRTSEGHVVLFFSVIGSRRFCGVAQMTSALDWENTDPHWVEDVWQGRFTLAWLSHTELSFDLVNHVPVKETTPRFRAIACYDGTEISPGSAYELLRVFSAAERR, encoded by the exons ATGGCTGAAGGTATATCCGAGTTGGTTAATTCCTCTCGGCTGGTGACAGAATTTTACCTCCCGAATTTTGTTGTCCACCATCTTGAAACTGGTAATGAAATCTGGGATCTGAGAGAAGAAATTGGCTATGGAGGATCTGGCGTGGTGCGAAAAGAGGAGCGTCGAGTTCACTCTAGTGGAAAGAAATATCAGGGTCCAATGGTACGAGCCGTGAAACAGATGAGAAAGGTTCCTCAAAACCCAGACCAAGGACAGTGGAATTATAGAGCCGAGTTGGAAGCAGTGGTGAAGTTCTCACAGCCAGAGGTATGCAAGCAC TATGACCCTTTCTTTGTGCGCACCTTTGGGTGGTTCGAAAACCAAGAATCTGTGTTTCTGGCCATGGAATATCTTCCATCGAGTGACCTAGAAAGATTCAGAAGGTCCTCGCCTCCGCTTTCCGAATTTGACACGAGCCTGATCGTGTGGCAGTTGATTCAAGGTGTGCGACACATGCACGATGCTGGGTTTGCACATCGAGACTTGAAGCCAGGG AATATACTCATCGCCTCAACATCCCCGATGTGGCACGTCAAAATTGCCGACTTTGGAATCAGCAAGCAAGCTATGCAGGGTGTAACACGCTTTCACACCATGCGAATCTTCGGGACCTTGGGATATATGGCACCCGAGGTATTGGGTTACTATGCCAACAACACCGGAACCAACAATACCACGATTGCATACACTATGTCGGTCGATATTTGGGCCGTTGGTGTAATTGCAATGACCTTGCTGCTTGGGCGCAATATTTTTCCTTTGCCGGGCGACTACGCCAAATATGTCTTTGGACAACGGGCTCTTGACTTTGCCCGTGATCAAGGTGAGGTTTTGACAGACGATTGCCAGGACTTCATAGCGGCCCTTCTTGCAGCGGATCCAATACTTCGAccgactgctgctgctgccctcgCCCACCCTTGGTTAATGCAGGCCACCGAAGCAACTGAACCTTCTCCAGTAAGAGAGATCCCGGACTCGGAAGCAGACTCGGACGAGGACTCCGCTCCATCTGATTCACTACAGCCTTCCACAAAGAATCCGTGGGCGACAATCGGCAGTAGAACTTGGCCGAGCAAGGGATCGAAGACATACAGCGACGCGCTCCTGATGAAGTTCAAGTACCTCTGGCTTGATATTATTCTTCTATCTCCCAAGTTCCATACTATTGAGTTCGAGAAG AGTCGGTTTTATGTTCTACGCTCCGATAACGCCATAGATATTGAGACAAGCGCTGCTCAGAGCGTGTGGACTTCTAGTCAGCGTGTCAACAAAATCCTTGACAAAGGATACCGGACATCCGAAGGCCATGTGGTTCTATTCTTCTCCGTGATTGGTAG TCGGCGATTCTGTGGAGTAGCACAGATGACCAGCGCACTGGATTGGGAGAATACTGACCCCCATTGGGTTGAGGATGTCTGGCAGGGACGGTTCACCTTGGCCTGGCTCAGTCATACAGAGCTCTCATTTGACCTTGTCAACCATGTCCCGGTAAAGGAGACCACACCTCGTTTCAGAGCTATCGCTTGTTACGATGGCACTGAGATCTCACCTGGATCCGCATATGAATTATTGAGAGTTTTTTCGGCGGCGGAAAGACGGTGA
- a CDS encoding uncharacterized protein (EggNog:ENOG503NZ7A): MSAELALAVVSVVDICIKLANKTLRICQAFRTAKKDLCDKVLLLETIWTKLEIQLVFLRGIKDHLTEELAQCHFDLLQRLRGTLLQAVSQLEAAASSIVASTSTGQGQVLTRMLQLDRWRYAVAKRGLDALMTELQCWQSLFDPSWYTIMLIGGKVLDPALQQLGQDRSRQLPHSQSPASPLDHMFALRKAIDYTINTDIRSANSIVMDETGWDFTTATSIPFSSVNVVARPESQSLYIMEGIGIAPNTNTNTTSDAHQLCRRLQSVDPSIFGLLRCRGLIEIIDDNKTFPPGPQIVYHTPAQADPLKPPTTLRSLLLEQRPVCLSSVIVLAKQLVRSVSFVHTCDLVHKNIRPDNILLFPTALAALRPLELGQAFLVGFSQFRSINMETNRLGDTAWYRNLYRHPARQGLCILERYVMQHDIYSLGVCLLEIGLWRSLVWYPSTSSSTSSTYHHPNHANSSSSVPTPVPGYSLQLRKHLSDRDFEHAHLPGSTSWIKEDLVLLAKQTLPQRMGRLYTEIVVDCLTCLDDGNNEFGSSDVTHNKQDLIVVGIKFVERILGKIEGITL, encoded by the coding sequence ATGTCTGCAGAACTCGCTCTCGCAGTTGTCAGCGTCGTCGACATTTGCATCAAACTTGCCAACAAGACCTTGCGCATCTGCCAAGCTTTCAGGACTGCGAAGAAAGATCTCTGTGATAAGGTGCTTTTACTCGAAACGATTTGGACGAAACTAGAGATACAGCTCGTTTTCCTCCGCGGGATCAAAGATCATCTGACTGAAGAACTTGCACAATGTCATTTTGATCTTCTCCAAAGACTACGCGGAACTCTGCTACAGGCGGTATCTCAGCTCGAAGCAGCGGCTTCATCAATAGTCGCCTCCACAAGTACTGGACAGGGACAAGTGCTGACCAGAATGCTTCAGCTTGACAGGTGGAGATATGCTGTGGCCAAAAGAGGGTTGGATGCCTTGATGACGGAGTTACAGTGCTGGCAAAGTCTGTTCGATCCATCGTGGTATACGATTATGCTCATCGGCGGCAAGGTCTTGGACCCGGCACTGCAGCAGTTAGGACAAGATAGATCCCGACAGCTACCACACAGCCAATCTCCCGCAAGCCCTCTGGATCACATGTTTGCGTTAAGAAAGGCCATCGATTACACGATCAACACCGATATCAGAAGTGCGAATAGTATTGTCATGGATGAGACAGGATGGGACTTTACCACAGCAACCAGCATTCCTTTTTCAAGCGTCAACGTTGTGGCCCGACCAGAATCTCAAAGTCTGTATATCATGGAAGGCATTGGTATTGCCCCAAATACCAACACAAACACTACATCGGACGCCCATCAACTATGCAGGAGACTCCAGAGCGTTGACCCAAGCATATTTGGCCTTCTACGCTGTAGGGGTCTCATAGAGATCATTGACGACAACAAGACCTTTCCCCCCGGTCCCCAGATTGTGTATCATACTCCGGCCCAGGCAGACCCTCTCAAGCCGCCTACAACCCTTCGCAGTCTCTTACTTGAGCAAAGACCTGTTTGTCTCAGTTCGGTCATCGTACTGGCAAAACAGCTTGTTCGTTCTGTCAGCTTCGTGCACACCTGCGACTTGGTACACAAGAATATTCGTCCGGACAATATTCTGCTGTTCCCAACAGCTCTTGCTGCTCTGCGACCCCTGGAACTGGGTCAGGCTTTTCTTGTCGGCTTCTCGCAATTTCGAAGCATCAACATGGAGACAAACCGCCTCGGTGACACAGCCTGGTATCGGAACCTTTACCGGCATCCAGCACGACAGGGACTTTGCATTTTGGAGAGATATGTTATGCAGCACGATATATATAGCCTGGGTGTGTGCCTCCTTGAGATTGGACTGTGGCGGTCTTTGGTCTGGTACCCGTCCACCAGTAGCTCGACCTCGTCAACCTATCATCACCCCAATCACGCTAACTCGTCATCATCGGTCCCAACTCCTGTTCCTGGATATTCACTGCAGCTGAGAAAGCATCTGAGCGATCGGGACTTTGAACATGCCCATTTACCAGGATCCACGTCATGGATCAAAGAGGATCTTGTCTTGCTGGCAAAACAGACCCTCCCGCAGCGCATGGGGCGGTTGTATACAGAGATCGTGGTGGATTGTCTTACCTGTTTGGATGATGGGAATAATGAGTTCGGTAGCTCGGACGTCACACATAACAAACAGGATCTGATCGTGGTCGGGATAAAGTTCGTTGAGAGGATTTTAGGGAAGATCGAGGGAATCACGCTGTAG
- a CDS encoding uncharacterized protein (EggNog:ENOG503PX64; COG:G; COG:O) produces the protein MYSILALAALVPAVVGQTFYGCYTEIPTRALTGASTADFEAMTVEACETYCTDPTRNFTLWGLEYGGECYCGNSLDTGSFPTFPEDCSMQCTGDAGQTCGGPNRISLWGSSEEAPPHTPYPHPEVSAPVYQGCFSELPAPDRALAGGFGFSPAAMTIERCADYCLNSGFVFFGLQYMAECFCGHELDALSVQLEDTDCDLACTGAPTEICGGSSKLSVYHWI, from the exons ATGTACTCCATTCTCGCTCTTGCCGCCCTCGTCCCCGCCGTCGTCGGGCAAACTTTCTACGGCTGCTATACGGAAATTCCCACTCGGGCTTTGACCGGCGCGAGCACCGCGGACTTTGAGGCGATGACCGTGGAGGCTTGCGAGACATACTGCACCGATCCCACCCGTAATTTCACCCTCTGGGGACTAGAATATGGAGGCGAGTG CTACTGTGGCAACTCTCTTGACACAGGTTCCTTCCCTACCTTCCCGGAAGATTGCTCCATGCAATGCACTGGAGACGCCGGTCAGACATGCGGAGGTCCAAACCGCATCTCTCTCTGGGGCAGTTCTGAGGAGGCCCCTCCACATACGCCTTATCCTCACCCTGAGGTCTCCGCCCCAGTGTACCAAGGATGCTTTAGCGAGCTCCCCGCCCCCGATCGGGCTCTCGCTGGAGGCTTTGGCTTCTCCCCTGCGGCCATGACAATCGAACGCTGTGCGGATTACTGTCTCAACTCTGGATTTGTCTTCTTTGGACTGCAATACATGGCTGAATGCTTTTGTGGCCATGAGCTAGATGCTTTGAGCGTCCAACTCGAAGACACGGATTGTGATTTGGCCTGTACTGGTGCTCCCACTGAGATTTGCGGTGGTTCAAGCAAACTCAGCGTGTATCACTGGATTTAA